One region of Quercus lobata isolate SW786 chromosome 2, ValleyOak3.0 Primary Assembly, whole genome shotgun sequence genomic DNA includes:
- the LOC115973651 gene encoding protein DETOXIFICATION 27-like: MGSINEPLLPESTTTEVGLEEKKDLSSRVWIESKKLWQIVGPAIFSRIASYTMNVVTQAFAGHLGEVELAAISIANTVIVGFNFGLLLGMASALETLCGQAFGAKRYHMLGIYMQRSWIVLVLCCFLLLPFYVFASPLLKLIGQPDDVAEASGVVACWLIPLHFSFAFQFPLQRFLQSQLKNIVIAWVSLVGLLVNVLTSWLFIYVLDLGLVGAALALDISWWVLVFGLYGYTAFGGCPLTWHGFSTEAFSGLWEFLKLSAASGVMLCLENWYYRILILMTGFLQNATLAVDALSICMTINGWEMMIPLAFFAGTGVRVANELGAGNGKAAQFATIVSVIQSSVIGIFFCALIMILHDKYAYLFTTTTEVLEAVDKLTVLLAVTILLNSVQPILSGVAVGSGWQAWVAYINLGCYYVVGLPLGLVMGLVFDLGVMGIWGGMILGGTAIQTVILAIITARCDWEKEAEKASIRVNKWSSHKPRDEVEDQSEVQQ, translated from the exons ATGGGGAGCATTAACGAGCCACTATTGCCGGAATCGACAACCACAGAAGTTGGACTCgaagaaaagaaagatcttTCATCAAGGGTGTGGATTGAATCCAAGAAGCTATGGCAAATCGTGGGTCCCGCCATCTTCAGCCGCATCGCTTCTTACACCATGAACGTTGTCACCCAAGCCTTCGCTGGCCACCTTGGTGAAGTTGAACTTGCTGCTATTTCCATTGCCAACACTGTCATCGTTGGCTTCAATTTTGGCCTACTG TTAGGGATGGCAAGTGCGTTAGAGACATTGTGTGGGCAAGCATTTGGTGCGAAGAGGTACCACATGTTGGGAATATACATGCAAAGGTCATGGATTGTGCTAGTCCTATGTTGTTTCTTGCTACTACCCTTCTACGTTTTCGCCTCTCCGCTGCTGAAACTCATAGGACAACCCGATGACGTGGCAGAGGCTTCAGGTGTGGTGGCTTGTTGGTTAATACCATTGCATTTCAGCTTTGCGTTTCAGTTCCCCTTGCAAAGGTTCTTGCAGTCCCAGCTGAAGAACATAGTGATTGCTTGGGTTTCTTTGGTGGGTCTGTTGGTGAATGTGTTGACTAGTTGGCTATTCATTTATGTGTTGGATCTTGGCCTTGTGGGTGCGGCTCTTGCTTTGGATATCTCctggtgggttttggtttttggatTGTACGGCTATACTGCCTTTGGTGGCTGTCCTTTGACTTGGCATGGGTTCTCCACTGAAGCCTTTTCTGGCCTATGGGAATTTCTCAAACTCTCTGCTGCTTCTGGGGTTATGCtgtg CTTGGAGAATTGGTATTACAGAATACTAATATTAATGACTGGGTTCCTACAAAATGCCACTTTAGCCGTGGATGCGTTGTCAATCTG CATGACTATCAATGGCTGGGAGATGATGATTCCTTTGGCTTTTTTTGCTGGTACCGG AGTTAGGGTAGCCAATGAGCTAGGAGCTGGGAATGGCAAGGCAGCACAATTCGCAACAATAGTCTCCGTAATACAATCGAGTGTGATTGGGATCTTTTTTTGCGCTCTAATTATGATACTCCATGACAAGTATGCTTATTTATTCACAACCACCACTGAAGTGCTTGAAGCAGTTGATAAGCTCACTGTTCTATTAGCTGTTACAATTCTCCTAAACAGTGTTCAACCTATTTTATCAG GAGTGGCTGTTGGATCGGGATGGCAGGCATGGGTTGCATATATAAATCTGGGCTGCTACTATGTCGTTGGGCTCCCACTTGGACTTGTAATGGGATTGGTTTTCGACCTTGGAGTTATG GGTATCTGGGGTGGTATGATTTTGGGTGGGACTGCAATCCAAACAGTGATTTTGGCTATCATAACAGCACGCTGCGATTGGGAAAAGGAG GCTGAGAAAGCTAGCATTCGCGTAAATAAATGGTCAAGTCATAAGCCACGAGATGAAGTAGAAGATCAATCGGAGGTCCAACAATGA